A single genomic interval of Malania oleifera isolate guangnan ecotype guangnan chromosome 11, ASM2987363v1, whole genome shotgun sequence harbors:
- the LOC131143523 gene encoding cyclin-dependent kinase A-1-like isoform X1, giving the protein MEALNRQSQFSSNSLFWIDEMDKYEEIEKIGQGGFGQVFKCRDRETGKTVAVKKVILEDQYEGVPSSVVREVSLLKEMDHENIVRLLDVLNRGNATYLVFEHLNLDLQTFIISPEIPKNSHLIKKFLHQILSGVAYCHSQKILHRDLKPQNILIDVHNSLVKIADFGLARAFGVPLEAYTCKVATFWYKAPELLMGSLQYSTSIDMWSVGCIFGEMIVGKPLFPGNVEVHQLYLIFSLLGTPTEESWPGVTSLCRYLVFVRKDDPKDLAKTFFGLEPAGVDLLSKMLCLDPNRRISAREALEHEYFFNL; this is encoded by the exons ATGGAGGCATTAAACCGACAATCTCAGTTTTCTTCTAATTCGTTAT TTTGGATTGATGAAATGGATAAG TATGAGGAAATTGAGAAGATTGGACAAGGAGGCTTTGGTCAGGTTTTCAAGTGTCGCGACCGTGAGACAGGAAAGACTGTAGCTGTTAAAAAGGTCATATTAGAAGATCAATATGAAGGTGTCCCATCCTCGGTGGTAAGAGAAGTGTCCCTTCTGAAGGAGATGGATCATGAAAACATTGTCAG GCTGCTGGATGTGCTGAACAGAGGAAATGCAACCTACCTTGTTTTTGAACATCTGAATCTCGATCTTCAGACATTCATCATCAGTCCAGAGATCCCTAAGAACTCACATTTAATCAAA AAATTCTTGCACCAAATTCTTTCTGGTGTTGCATATTGCCATTCCCAAAAAATCCTTCACCGAGATTTGAAACCTCAGAATATACTCATAGATGTTCATAACAGCTTAGTGAAGATTGCAGACTTTGGATTGGCTAGGGCATTTGGTGTCCCTCTTGAGGCATATACTTGCAAG GTAGCAACCTTCTGGTATAAGGCACCAGAACTCTTGATGGGCTCCCTCCAATACTCAACTTCCATTGACATGTGGTCTGTTGGCTGTATCTTTGGTGAAATGATAGTTGGGAAGCCTCTTTTCCCTGGCAATGTGGAGGTTCATCAATTGTACTTAATTTTTAG CCTTTTGGGTACACCAACTGAAGAAAGCTGGCCAGGGGTTACTTCACTGTGTAGATACCTTGTTTTTGTACGGAAGGATGATCCCAAG GACTTGGCAAAAACATTCTTTGGCCTTGAGCCAGCTGGAGTTGATCTACTTTCT AAAATGCTTTGCCTAGATCCAAATAGAAGAATTTCAGCTCGTGAGGCCCTCGAGCATGAATATTTCTTCAACCTTTAA
- the LOC131143523 gene encoding cell division control protein 2 homolog isoform X3, translating to MDKYEEIEKIGQGGFGQVFKCRDRETGKTVAVKKVILEDQYEGVPSSVVREVSLLKEMDHENIVRLLDVLNRGNATYLVFEHLNLDLQTFIISPEIPKNSHLIKKFLHQILSGVAYCHSQKILHRDLKPQNILIDVHNSLVKIADFGLARAFGVPLEAYTCKVATFWYKAPELLMGSLQYSTSIDMWSVGCIFGEMIVGKPLFPGNVEVHQLYLIFSLLGTPTEESWPGVTSLCRYLVFVRKDDPKDLAKTFFGLEPAGVDLLSKMLCLDPNRRISAREALEHEYFFNL from the exons ATGGATAAG TATGAGGAAATTGAGAAGATTGGACAAGGAGGCTTTGGTCAGGTTTTCAAGTGTCGCGACCGTGAGACAGGAAAGACTGTAGCTGTTAAAAAGGTCATATTAGAAGATCAATATGAAGGTGTCCCATCCTCGGTGGTAAGAGAAGTGTCCCTTCTGAAGGAGATGGATCATGAAAACATTGTCAG GCTGCTGGATGTGCTGAACAGAGGAAATGCAACCTACCTTGTTTTTGAACATCTGAATCTCGATCTTCAGACATTCATCATCAGTCCAGAGATCCCTAAGAACTCACATTTAATCAAA AAATTCTTGCACCAAATTCTTTCTGGTGTTGCATATTGCCATTCCCAAAAAATCCTTCACCGAGATTTGAAACCTCAGAATATACTCATAGATGTTCATAACAGCTTAGTGAAGATTGCAGACTTTGGATTGGCTAGGGCATTTGGTGTCCCTCTTGAGGCATATACTTGCAAG GTAGCAACCTTCTGGTATAAGGCACCAGAACTCTTGATGGGCTCCCTCCAATACTCAACTTCCATTGACATGTGGTCTGTTGGCTGTATCTTTGGTGAAATGATAGTTGGGAAGCCTCTTTTCCCTGGCAATGTGGAGGTTCATCAATTGTACTTAATTTTTAG CCTTTTGGGTACACCAACTGAAGAAAGCTGGCCAGGGGTTACTTCACTGTGTAGATACCTTGTTTTTGTACGGAAGGATGATCCCAAG GACTTGGCAAAAACATTCTTTGGCCTTGAGCCAGCTGGAGTTGATCTACTTTCT AAAATGCTTTGCCTAGATCCAAATAGAAGAATTTCAGCTCGTGAGGCCCTCGAGCATGAATATTTCTTCAACCTTTAA
- the LOC131143523 gene encoding cyclin-dependent kinase A-1-like isoform X2, which translates to MEVSSLLRQYEEIEKIGQGGFGQVFKCRDRETGKTVAVKKVILEDQYEGVPSSVVREVSLLKEMDHENIVRLLDVLNRGNATYLVFEHLNLDLQTFIISPEIPKNSHLIKKFLHQILSGVAYCHSQKILHRDLKPQNILIDVHNSLVKIADFGLARAFGVPLEAYTCKVATFWYKAPELLMGSLQYSTSIDMWSVGCIFGEMIVGKPLFPGNVEVHQLYLIFSLLGTPTEESWPGVTSLCRYLVFVRKDDPKDLAKTFFGLEPAGVDLLSKMLCLDPNRRISAREALEHEYFFNL; encoded by the exons ATGGAGGTGTCTTCTTTACTTCGGCAGTATGAGGAAATTGAGAAGATTGGACAAGGAGGCTTTGGTCAGGTTTTCAAGTGTCGCGACCGTGAGACAGGAAAGACTGTAGCTGTTAAAAAGGTCATATTAGAAGATCAATATGAAGGTGTCCCATCCTCGGTGGTAAGAGAAGTGTCCCTTCTGAAGGAGATGGATCATGAAAACATTGTCAG GCTGCTGGATGTGCTGAACAGAGGAAATGCAACCTACCTTGTTTTTGAACATCTGAATCTCGATCTTCAGACATTCATCATCAGTCCAGAGATCCCTAAGAACTCACATTTAATCAAA AAATTCTTGCACCAAATTCTTTCTGGTGTTGCATATTGCCATTCCCAAAAAATCCTTCACCGAGATTTGAAACCTCAGAATATACTCATAGATGTTCATAACAGCTTAGTGAAGATTGCAGACTTTGGATTGGCTAGGGCATTTGGTGTCCCTCTTGAGGCATATACTTGCAAG GTAGCAACCTTCTGGTATAAGGCACCAGAACTCTTGATGGGCTCCCTCCAATACTCAACTTCCATTGACATGTGGTCTGTTGGCTGTATCTTTGGTGAAATGATAGTTGGGAAGCCTCTTTTCCCTGGCAATGTGGAGGTTCATCAATTGTACTTAATTTTTAG CCTTTTGGGTACACCAACTGAAGAAAGCTGGCCAGGGGTTACTTCACTGTGTAGATACCTTGTTTTTGTACGGAAGGATGATCCCAAG GACTTGGCAAAAACATTCTTTGGCCTTGAGCCAGCTGGAGTTGATCTACTTTCT AAAATGCTTTGCCTAGATCCAAATAGAAGAATTTCAGCTCGTGAGGCCCTCGAGCATGAATATTTCTTCAACCTTTAA